From the Synchiropus splendidus isolate RoL2022-P1 chromosome 3, RoL_Sspl_1.0, whole genome shotgun sequence genome, the window ATCTTTCTGTCACTGTTCTGGCtccaggtggtcataatgtaatgtcTGGTGTATGAGAGAAGCATTTTCCCATTTTGCCTGTGATACCATTGAAGCTGCTTCAAACCCAGTGAAGACAAAAGTGGTGTTAAAGCTCACCTGTGATTGGAATGCTGTTGCTCTGTGGAGCTGATGTCGCTGCACATGTGAGAGACAGGTGGTGAGACGGGATCCGTCAGCAGACGTGCAGTGTCGTGTCTTACCTCTGTACTTTAGAAGGTAGGCATGTTTGGATCTGTTGAACAAGTCAGGTGaattaaagtcatttaaatgtgTGAGATTCAAGCCATAatcttgaaatgtgttttgtttttccaacactGACCTGATGCTCTCGTTTGACTCACAAGGATTTGAAACCTTTAAcatcagagagagagatattAGGGGAAGATGATCATCATTGGATGATGCTTTAGTTCAGGAGTGAAACCAAGTCACTGGTTTTCAAGTCTCTAAATGCTTGCTTTAAGTTCCAAGTCAACATATTCAGTGATCGAAAGGTCTGAATCCTGTTTGCTGACAAGGTTTTTCAAGCGTGTCAGATGCAATTTTTGGTTACATGAAGTTCAGAACAGGAGACATCAAAGTTCTAAAATGACTCTTTCATACTGCAGTCACAACAATAAAGGCTTTGACAGGTCATTATGCTTTGTCAGTCATTATTGCTGTTCTCATTTGGATCTCCAGTGAGATTCAATGTCAAGCTTCAATGAGTCTAGAGAGGTCAAATCTGTCACTCAAGGGACTTGAACTGGACACTAGCTCCAGTCCAAGTCAGGTCATTTTGCTCCACTCTTTTCTCACCTCTGTGACACACGAGTCATTGAACTGATACCAGGTCTGGTTTTGACTGGACCCGGCCGTGGTGGTGTAATGCCCTCCCCGCAGACCCCCTGTGTGATCCACCATCCCACACAGTGTGTAGTCGCAGTCCTAGAACAGGAAGCAGTCACTCATGAAGTGGAGTACCCAGAGGAAACGTAATATGAACTCATCTACTCGCCTCCATCTTCAATGCAGTGGGAACAAGCACATCACATTGGGATTTGATGTAGAACCAGGAGTCAGGATTAAACTCAAATCTGGCTAGAAGCACTATCAAGTTCACTGGAAACTTCAGCAGctcacacacctgcagacaaAACATTCTTTTCACTATCAATGTTGCGCTTCTAGTTCCATCTTCTGCAGACACATGGCCAGACAGGGAAGAGCTACACTCCAACACTTGAGTGTTCTCAGCTAGAAGTTGACTGAAACTCACTTGTGTCGCTTCTGTTTTCTCACAGCATGTGGGGCAGAACACCTTGTTGTCTGCGCTCAGAGACTTTGGCTTCAAGAACATCCTCACACTTTCCTTCTGTTTAGATGGAAACCAAAAACATATCAATCGATGAGCGACAGGGTCATTGGACATGTAGAACTGAGATACTCACCACATTGTATTCGCCGATTTCATCACATATCAGTGGGAGAGTCAAAGACCAACACTGGACGTCCTCAGTGGTGATGTCATGCTGCCTGAGGCATCTTGTCGAGTTTCTCCAAGTTGCTCTGAAGAGCTGGACACAGAAACATCAGTTATCATGGCAGACGGTGAGAGTGGAAGAAGACAGCATCACTGCTCACCTCAGAGGCTTGTGGGCTCAGTCGTTGGAAAATATCGTCCAGGCATTCAGCCGCATCACGCTGCTGAAAcactgcaaaacaaatgaagaccAGTAAATGCTTCAGGCCAGTCAGTCTGACCACCGCTGCTCTCTGAACTGCCTGGCATTGCACCTTGCTTCCTCCACATTCAGCACTGTAAACAAGTGTGAAGCTAGAATGCAATATACTGTAGGGTGGAGTCAAAGAACTGGCTTGTAAATCTACACtgtcaaaacaataataataataatgtttcatCTTCAGTGTACAACATTTAGATTCTAAACACGTCTTTGAGTGCATAGGTTGCAACCCTGCACTCACAAAACAGAACCTTCCACTAATGTTGCTTCTGCCTCTAAAACATGATTTTTAATGACTTACCACTTTGAATTCTCAAAAGCCTGGTGATGTTCCTTGTCTCACATACCCTGTGCTCAAGGTTCTCAAAGAGTTTTTGGAGCTCTTGGTCAAACTCTCTCTCAGAATCCAGCCTGACAACACACAGAGGTCTCAGTGTGAAATTTGCCACAATAAAATCTTTTTCTCAAAACGTGGAAGGTTCCTTTCACCTCAGAGACATTATCTGGGTAATGGTTTGTTCAGTGGATCTCACCTATTGATGACCCACTGATTCATGAAGAAGACTGATGATGAGCTGCAGCTCTTCTGCCAGGTGTTTAGGAAACTAAAAGGACCATCTAGTCCACTTGCatcttttaatttaatttaattattggTGCTCTGAGGGGCCTTGATGTGCTCATGGTGTGAAGGACAGGTTATTTTCAACAGGTCTGTCAATCTTCAACACTGCTGTCGCAGTTTGTCAACAGGATTTGAAGAAGCCACGACGATGGATTTCTGATAAACGCAGAAGGTTTGGTTCTCAAACATTCACAAGCTGGAAGCACCAGAATGTTGATCCTCCTTATCAAACCACAGCCAGGAGTCGGTTTGTTCACCACGCTGTTACCTCCAAAGCTCTTTTCCAAATATAGAACaaggtcatgtgatgctgcaGTACAAGTGTCCTAGTGTGTTGCTCAATGTGAAAAGGAGTTTTTCAAACCTTGGTCTGAGTTCGGGTGTCATcacaaggagctggaggacactGTTCAGATAACATGTGGCTCCTTGGTTCCTCAGACCATAGTGTGTTTGTGGCTCAGCAGCTTAACAGCACAGAGAATGATGAATTAACAACTGACACAGACATGATGAGCGTCCATATTGGAACACACTGAATAGTTCAGTGTGCATTCCTCACTTCTGACTTGATCTGTGACATTTTTTACCTAAaatccttctcttctctccctctgcttcgTATGAGTCACGtggatgtttctttttctttcttcctcctcccagcAGTGAAGTCTCATCatgctgctccttctcctgctgcgGGGAGAGTCCTGGAATCATGAATGTGGGTTCTGTGAAATACAAGTTCAGGGAGTTGAGGAGACCAGTTGTGGGCATAAATATATTTCAGCAAACATGAAACACAGTTATCAACAGCAGACTGACGGTGAAACATTGGCCATGTACGGGCAGCAACATATATCTCAATAGTTATAACTAAATGTAGATATCCAATGCGGCACATTATGAGAAATGAATGTGGTCAGCGTTCAGTcggaaataaatagaaaaagtgAAGTCAAAAGACCGCGGGACATACACGTTAATCGAGCCTAAAATGAACGTTGGGTGTCATGGTTGAGATGTCAGTGGAGGTGCATCATGTAGTCACCTGCTTGGTCTTTCTCCTCAGTTCTCTGTCCCCTAGTTTGCATCAGTGTCTCTTCAGCTTCATTGACTTTCACAGCTGTTTCCCTCATTTCATCGCTCTGTGTCTTGATCGCATCGTGTGGTGCATTCCTCTGAACATTCTCATCTCTCCCTTCCACAGAAGCAAACTCGTGATTGGTCAAACTGGTGACAACACTCCCAGCCTGGGCCACAATACTGCTGTCACCTGGccacagaggaaaacaatgaaCCAACCCAATATGGATCAGTTGAGAGTTGCTCTGGTTACCTGCAGGTTCCTCCTCCAGGAGAGCCTTGTGTCCGAATGGTTGTTGGGTTAGGAGGGAAATTGGAtgatgtgtggtcacagatgaCTGGGATCTGGTCGGTGTCCCACTGCTCTCTTGTAATTTCATCTCTGCCTCATGATCCTTTTCATCGATACGTGTCACTGGAGTCTTCATCTCTTCAGTCCTGCTGTCTATCGTGGTGGGAACCTCTTTCTCATGCAACACCCCTTCAGATGAAGAGAAGAGTCATTTCACACCCAGGTGAACCTCTGACAAACTTATCATGTTTCATATTCCAACTTACCTCCTTCATTCTCTTCTGAGATCTTCTCACCGGTGTTTCCCACTTCGCCTGACGGATCGAGCTTTGTAGACATGCTTGCCTCTACAGCTTCACTGTGGGTGATCTGGAGTGCTGTCTCACACTTCTCATCGCCATCGGCCTTCACCAGACCAGCTTctcccaacaccacagtcctGCCTCTGTTTTCTGCACTGGCATCCTCCGTCCTGCAGTCTTCTCTCTCGTGGATGCAGGTAGATGTCAGTGACCAACCTGCTGGTTCATTTAAATCTcttgctccagtgttcacgtccacctctgcagctccactatcttcatgtttctcttctgtctctccactGTCATAGCCTTCTGTTCTCTCTTCAGCGTGTGTTTCTGCTTCTGGCTCGTTCTTCTGTCCGTGTTCTGTGCCAGGCTGCTCTGCTCCTGAAGTCCAGTTGTCCAACTGATGACCTTGCAGAAGGGCAAAATCTTTCGTGCTGTTTGGAATGTCACCTGTAAATCAAACTCAGGTGTTTAATTAAACACACCACAGCATGGAACAAAAGGTAGGCCTTGCATTTCTTAAGAGAGGTCTGAGAGTGAGCTGAGCTCCCTGCTACCTCCTTGGTCGTCCTGGCATGATGCCGTCTCTCCATCTCCTGGTGGTTGTGGAGTCATCAGAGTGGCATTGACATCTGCACTATGATCCACAGTCGAGACACCAGATCCACTATGTCCACCTTGATCTGTGTTCACATCAACGCCCATGGGTACTTCATCTTGTTGTTCCTCTCCTGGAAAAATATCTCAGTTCAGAGTCAATGCGTGACGTGATACAGTACCTGTGATACGGGCAAGTGAAGACGGCGAGTGAGTGACCCTCTCTTACCTCTTCCCTCCATCGTCTGCCTATCATGACACTGTGGAGACGAATCAAAATGCCCTTCCTCTGATTCAGTTTCCATCAGCTCAGGTATTTCTTCCTCTGGAGCACTCATGACTTCCTCTTTCAGCCGTCCTTCTGTGGTCAGACTTGTGGTGTCACTGTTCATTGGATTGCTGTCCATCTCTGTTATCTTCAACCAACCTCAGCAGACCAGACACTTCACTGTTCCCCCCTTCACCTGCGGGGAACCATCCAGACATCACACACAGTtttcaacttaaaaaataaaaaagttattatTATCTATATCAATGGCAATTATCATTACTTGATATGACTTTGAGGACAAGGAGCCCAGTCATAACCAACATGGACTATAGGACTGTAAAACACAATGGACATGAGACCACATAAAATTATTTCTGCCTGAGGTCGATGATGGTAAACTGCAGCAACACAGACATCATCATTGTTCATCCTTCACTTCTAAGGCCATAATTGATGTTTTAGAGCTGCACTTGTGTGCACAGAAAAAATGACTCTGGACCCTTGGGAATGTCAATTATACTAACCATTGCTCACATTCAAATCGTTGTTTTAAATTAGTAATCACTACATGTACTTTAGATGAACAAAACTAAGAGCAAATGTGAGACATGATTATGAATACGATTGTTTAATGACACTGGCGAAGGCGACAGGACATA encodes:
- the LOC128756111 gene encoding uncharacterized protein LOC128756111 isoform X1 encodes the protein MDSNPMNSDTTSLTTEGRLKEEVMSAPEEEIPELMETESEEGHFDSSPQCHDRQTMEGRGEEQQDEVPMGVDVNTDQGGHSGSGVSTVDHSADVNATLMTPQPPGDGETASCQDDQGGDIPNSTKDFALLQGHQLDNWTSGAEQPGTEHGQKNEPEAETHAEERTEGYDSGETEEKHEDSGAAEVDVNTGARDLNEPAGWSLTSTCIHEREDCRTEDASAENRGRTVVLGEAGLVKADGDEKCETALQITHSEAVEASMSTKLDPSGEVGNTGEKISEENEGGVLHEKEVPTTIDSRTEEMKTPVTRIDEKDHEAEMKLQESSGTPTRSQSSVTTHHPISLLTQQPFGHKALLEEEPAGDSSIVAQAGSVVTSLTNHEFASVEGRDENVQRNAPHDAIKTQSDEMRETAVKVNEAEETLMQTRGQRTEEKDQAEPTFMIPGLSPQQEKEQHDETSLLGGGRKKKKHPRDSYEAEGEKRRILAAEPQTHYGLRNQGATCYLNSVLQLLVMTPELRPRLDSEREFDQELQKLFENLEHRVCETRNITRLLRIQSVFQQRDAAECLDDIFQRLSPQASELFRATWRNSTRCLRQHDITTEDVQCWSLTLPLICDEIGEYNVKESVRMFLKPKSLSADNKVFCPTCCEKTEATQVCELLKFPVNLIVLLARFEFNPDSWFYIKSQCDVLVPTALKMEDCDYTLCGMVDHTGGLRGGHYTTTAGSSQNQTWYQFNDSCVTEVSNPCESNESIRSKHAYLLKYRATSAPQSNSIPITVPKVDRSIQTSEEGLLKMMVLLVVFIGLLLVFIFLWQFHVL
- the LOC128756111 gene encoding ubiquitin carboxyl-terminal hydrolase 47-like isoform X2, with the translated sequence MDSNPMNSDTTSLTTEGRLKEEVMSAPEEEIPELMETESEEGHFDSSPQCHDRQTMEGRGEEQQDEVPMGVDVNTDQGGHSGSGVSTVDHSADVNATLMTPQPPGDGETASCQDDQGGDIPNSTKDFALLQGHQLDNWTSGAEQPGTEHGQKNEPEAETHAEERTEGYDSGETEEKHEDSGAAEVDVNTGARDLNEPAGWSLTSTCIHEREDCRTEDASAENRGRTVVLGEAGLVKADGDEKCETALQITHSEAVEASMSTKLDPSGEVGNTGEKISEENEGGVLHEKEVPTTIDSRTEEMKTPVTRIDEKDHEAEMKLQESSGTPTRSQSSVTTHHPISLLTQQPFGHKALLEEEPAGRDENVQRNAPHDAIKTQSDEMRETAVKVNEAEETLMQTRGQRTEEKDQAEPTFMIPGLSPQQEKEQHDETSLLGGGRKKKKHPRDSYEAEGEKRRILAAEPQTHYGLRNQGATCYLNSVLQLLVMTPELRPRLDSEREFDQELQKLFENLEHRVCETRNITRLLRIQSVFQQRDAAECLDDIFQRLSPQASELFRATWRNSTRCLRQHDITTEDVQCWSLTLPLICDEIGEYNVKESVRMFLKPKSLSADNKVFCPTCCEKTEATQVCELLKFPVNLIVLLARFEFNPDSWFYIKSQCDVLVPTALKMEDCDYTLCGMVDHTGGLRGGHYTTTAGSSQNQTWYQFNDSCVTEVSNPCESNESIRSKHAYLLKYRATSAPQSNSIPITVPKVDRSIQTSEEGLLKMMVLLVVFIGLLLVFIFLWQFHVL